From Xenopus tropicalis strain Nigerian chromosome 3, UCB_Xtro_10.0, whole genome shotgun sequence, the proteins below share one genomic window:
- the rnf145 gene encoding RING finger protein 145 isoform X1, producing the protein MGAKEKLEAMLNVALRVPSIMLLDVLYRWDVSSFFKQIQRSSLNNNPLFQYKYLALNMHYVGYILSVVLLTLPRQHLAKLYLYFVAALLLYAGHQISRDYVRSELESGYEGPMHIEPLSMNRFITALVGQLVVCTLCSCVMKTKQIWLFSAHMLPLLARLCLVPIETIVVINKFAMIFTGLEVLYFLASNLLVPFNLAKSAYRELAQVVEVYGLLALGMSLWNQLVVPVLFMVFWLVLFALQIYTYFSTRDQPTSRERLLFLFLTSIAECCSTPYSLLGLVFTVSFVALGVLTLCKFYLQGYRAFMNDPAMNRGMTEGVTLLILAVQTGLIELQVVHRAFLLSIILFIVVASILQSMLEIADPIVLALGASRDKSLWKHFRAVSLCLFLLVFPSYMAYMICQFFHMDFWLLIIISSSILTSLQVLGTLFIYVLFMIEEFRKEPVENMDDVIYYVNGTYRLLEFLVALCVVAYGVSETVFGEWTVMGSMIIFIHSYYNVWLRAQLGWKSFLLRRDAVNKIKSLPVATKEQLEQHNDICSICYQDMNSAVITPCSHFFHPGCLKKWLYVQETCPLCHCQLKSLSQQATGESGSSTNPVSEQSATNPPLGPVSRAEVTTEPLAAVPTRSALEQEPTMDIKVSGSVEKRIGELEAHFSQGEANLNSNEVLQRLQAKGEANPEDLNVKALPPECEHCAEI; encoded by the exons ATGGGGGCAAAGGAGAAATTAGAGGCCATGTTAAATGTGGCCCTTCGGGTCCCAAGCATCATGTTGCTGGATGTGCTATACAGATGGGACGTCAGCTCTTTCTTTAAGCAAATCCAAAGAAGCAGCCTCAATAACAACCCGCTGTTCCAATACAAGTACCTGGCACTCAACATGCATTATGTGG GCTACATCCTGAGTGTGGTACTACTGACACTGCCCCGACAGCATCTGGCTAAATTGTATCTCTACTTTGTGGCTGCTCTGTTGCTATATGCAGGGCATCAGATCTCCAG GGATTATGTCCGAAGTGAGCTGGAATCTGGCTATGAAGGACCAATGCATATAGAGCCACTGTCCATGAATCGCTTTATCACTGCACTAGTGG GTCAGCTGGTGGTGTGCACGCTCTGCTCATGCGTGATGAAGACCAAACAGATCTGGCTGTTCTCCGCTCACATGCTGCCTCTCCTAGCCCGCCTTTGCCTTGTCCCCATTGAGACCATCGTTGTCATTAACAAGTTTGCTATGATTTTTACTGGTCTAGAAGTCTTGTACTTTCTGGCATCAAATTTGTTGGTCCCCTTTAATCTCGCTAAGTCGGCCTACCGGGAGCTTGCGCAG GTAGTGGAAGTCTATGGCCTGCTCGCCTTGGGGATGTCGCTGTGGAATCAGCTGGTAGTCCCAGTCCTGTTCATGGTGTTCTGGTTGGTTCTGTTTGCCCTGCAGATCTATACCTATTTCAGCACCCGTGACCAGCCAACCTCTCGTGAGCGCCTTCTTTTCCTGTTTCTTACAAG CATTGCCGAGTGCTGTAGCACCCCATACTCGCTCCTGGGGTTAGTGTTCACAGTCTCCTTTGTGGCCCTCGGTGTGCTGACCCTCTGCAAGTTTTACCTGCAAGGTTACCGAGCTTTCATGAACGACCCGGCAATGAACAG GGGCATGACGGAAGGAGTGACCCTGTTGATCCTGGCCGTGCAGACGGGGCTGATTGAACTACAGGTGGTCCACAGGGCCTTCCTCCTCAGCATTATCCTCTTTATTGTTGTGGCCTCCATCCTGCAGTCGATGCTTGAAATCGCTGATCCCATTGTCCTTGCCCTCGGGGCTTCCCGTGACAA GAGTTTGTGGAAGCATTTCCGTGCCGtcagcctgtgccttttcttgcTGGTGTTTCCTTCTTACATGGCCTACATGATCTGCCAGTTCTTCCACATGGATTTCTGGCTCTTAATTATCATCTCTAGCAGCATCCTCACTTCCTTGCAG GTCTTGGGAACCCTCTTCATCTACGTTTTGTTCATGATTGAAGAATTTCGCAAGGAGCCAGTGGAAAACATGGATGATGTTATTTATTATGTCAATGGTACCTATCGCTTGCTGGAGTTCCTGGTGGCACTATGTGTGGTGGCATACGGTGTCTCAGAGACAGTCTTTGGGGAATGGACTGTGATGGGGTCCATGATCATCTTTATCCACTCCTACTACAATGTTTGGCTGCGGGCTCAGCTGGGCTGGAAGAGCTTCCTGCTGCGCAGGGATGCTGTCAACAAGATCAAGTCCTTGCCTGTGGCCACCAAAGAGCAACTGGAGCAGCACAATGACATCTGCTCCATCTGCTACCAA GACATGAATTCAGCCGTCATAACACCGTGCAGCCATTTTTTCCACCCTGGATGCCTGAAGAAGTGGCTGTACGTGCAGGAGACTTGCCCCCTGTGTCACTGCCAATTAAAGTCCCTGTCTCAACAAGCAACGGGCGAGTCCGGCTCCTCCACCAATCCTGTCTCGGAACAGAGTGCCACCAACCCACCGCTGGGCCCAGTGTCCCGGGCAGAGGTAACGACAGAGCCCTTAGCTGCTGTACCAACACGCTCTGCGCTTGAACAAGAGCCAACCATGGACATTAAGGTCTCGGGATCTGTAGAGAAAAGAATAGGAGAACTGGAGGCGCACTTTTCTCAAGGGGAAGCAAACTTAAATAGCAACGAGGTGCTCCAAAGGCTACAGgctaaaggggaagcaaacccaGAGGACTTAAATGTGAAGGCTTTACCCCCGGAATGTGAGCACTGTGCAGAGATCTGA